aaaatatactcacCGTTGCTTCTGCAATGATCGCTGggtttgaaatgaatataaaccgattaaatatttgtagcgtataattaatgatatataataattggatggtaaaaataactttttccgTACTGGATATTGGACTCACTTCGTTAAATTCCATAACCTAAATGGAAAATAACATGGCCTATGCTTTAAAATGTCCAGCTTTCATTGACCATGATTAATTTGTGCTAAAGAATTAGTTTTATAAGTCAATTTCCAATTTTCGTTTTTCAATAAAGTCAGATTGTAGATTACTATTATAAATTCAGTTACAGTAATAGATTGATCAAATCTCTTTTGCCCACATCAAATAAGAACATAATGAATAGTACATAGATATTTAACACATCATGGAATTTATAACCAATCTAAGAGATTAATTCTGCATATTCTAGTtaagttttcaaaacatttaaatttcccgTTTCAGTGGATACAatcttttattttgcacaaaaatcaTTTCTATAGAATTCAtagataagaatttcttttaatttaagaagaaataaatttaaaataccgtTTATCCAATAAGATTTCGTTGAAAGTTAAATTTCTCCTTGCGTATGAGTACGTAAATGCTTTGTTAAAGCATCGCTCCTGCTGAATGCCTTTTCACACACTTCACAAACATGAGGTTTATCTTTTGAATGAGTAAGCAAATGATTTGTTAAATAGCTCCTTCGATTGAATGCTTTATTACAGACTTCACAGACATGaagtttttcttttgaatgagtAAGCAAATGATTTGTTAAATGGGTCCTTCGACTGAATGCTTTATTACAGACTTCACAGACATGAggtttttcttttgaatgagtACGCAAATGATTTGTTAAATGGCTTCTTTGTTTGAATGCTTTATTACAGACTTCACAGACATAAGGCTTTTCTTTTGAATGAGTttgcaaatgatttattaaatggCTTCTTTGTTTGAATGCTTTATTACAGATTTCACAGGCATAAGGCTTTTCTTTCGTATGTGTACGTAAATGTTGCCTCAAATGACATAGTTGAGTGAATTTTTTGACACATATTTCACAAACATAAggcttttcatttgtatgaatgCGTAGATGTGTCTTTAAATTACTTGAATGGTTAAACACCATACTGCAGACGTCACAGACGTAAGGTTGTTCTTTTGTATGAACACGTAAATGTACTTTTAAGCCAGAATTGTGAGTGAATGCTTTATTGCAGACTTCACAAACGTAAGGCTTTTTCATCATATGAATCCTTGTGTGTCTTTTTAATTCACTTCTTCTTTTGAACGCTTTACCACAAGCTTCGCATGCATTTAGTTTCACATTTGAATGGACAGATGAATGCTTACGTAAAGCATCTTTATTACTACAATTTAATCCACATATTTCACACTGAAATCTTGTTTCTTCCCGATGATCCAGTGAGTGTTTCTTTACTTCTTTCTCCATGTTTAATTT
Above is a genomic segment from Argiope bruennichi chromosome 1, qqArgBrue1.1, whole genome shotgun sequence containing:
- the LOC129977605 gene encoding zinc finger protein 883-like, whose protein sequence is MEKEVKKHSLDHREETRFQCEICGLNCSNKDALRKHSSVHSNVKLNACEACGKAFKRRSELKRHTRIHMMKKPYVCEVCNKAFTHNSGLKVHLRVHTKEQPYVCDVCSMVFNHSSNLKTHLRIHTNEKPYVCEICVKKFTQLCHLRQHLRTHTKEKPYACEICNKAFKQRSHLINHLQTHSKEKPYVCEVCNKAFKQRSHLTNHLRTHSKEKPHVCEVCNKAFSRRTHLTNHLLTHSKEKLHVCEVCNKAFNRRSYLTNHLLTHSKDKPHVCEVCEKAFSRSDALTKHLRTHTQGEI